TATTCAaaaacagtggcgaagcttgagatctCCGACCGGGGGTTGAAGACGTATATaccaaaatttctataaaaccgaggggtcaaaaacgtatatacccaaaaatttctatacggaAACTACATACCCTCCACTCTGAGTACTGAGTGAAAAGTTCAGGGGGCCGGctgccccctcccgcccccacaaagctacgccTTTGTTCAAAAAGTTATAAAGTTTCATGTCTATGTCTTAAATTTTATGATATCGTGTTTACCTGTTTAAAACACTAAAGAATATCCTTTACACATTCCTAGTTGCTTATAACAACCTGTTTGACTAATATACTAATAGGAATTAGGAAACAACATTGTTTACGTGAGTGATCTCATTGCATGATGGATTTTGCTATTTATTCAATGAAAAACGCTGTTTTAGGTAGCTGGTTTTATGAAATTCATGAAGTATtgggtaaatataattttttgaAAGGGTATTTAGAAGGAGGTATATGAGTTTTTGAACTTTTAAAAGGATATTAATTCAAATTTTAAGGATTTGTTTCCTCACCTTAGCTTAATTGTGCGTGTGCAGGATTTTTATGAAGACTTGTTTGAAGAGCTGAGCAAGTACGGAGAGATTGAAAGCTTGAACATATGTGATAATTTGGCTGACCACATGGTATACTGTTACTTTACATggaagtgttttttttttttttttgctaattcATATTCTTGTTAGGTTATCTTTTATTCTCTATGTGCAGGTGGGGAATGTGTATGTCCAGTTTAGAGAAGAAGAACATGCTGCAAGTGCTCTTCAGAATCTGACTGGAAGGTTTTATGCAGGTACacatctttttttttatttacattaCAATTTTAAttaggtgcttcatgtttttcttagAGCAAGggtcatagttgttaaaagccatcgcctcttgcgcctaggcccatttttcaggcgaggcgaggCAGTTGCGCTTTAACTCTCCAGGTTATGGTTCAGGCGCACATTCCGGCaagattcctagattccggagagtttccggctaaattccgacaagattctagccaaatttctacttttaatcaaggaaaactacttttctacactaatattttggtactaattagatgatataaagtgttacataatagactttatttattttatttgaagaatagtattcttttttctaaattagatgatataaagtgttacataatagactttgtttattttatttgaagaatagtattctttttctaatacataatatatttttaaaattttttcattttctcAGGCCCTAGCttttttttgcgctttgcgcctaggccccaggcgaggcctatgcgccttgagtgcgcctagtgcctttaataactatggcaAGGGTAATTGTAGTTGTCTCTTAAAAGAGGGATGCCCATATTGTCATGATATCAGTATGCCTTTTTTGACATGATGGTTAAAGCCGAGTGATTTTGAGTTGCTTATTTTTGAGTTCAAATTAAAGTTATCATGTTGTGCCTAACGTAAAGGTAATTTGTATTTTTAGGTCGCCCCATCATTGTGGACTTCTCTCCAGTGACTGATTTCCGTGAAGCTACATGTAGGCAGTATGAAGAAAACGTATGCAATCGTGGTGGTTACTGCAACTTCATGCATTTAAAAAAGATTGGCAGGTTTGTCTTCTGTTCTTTTTCACGAGTTTTGTTTGATCTTTAATGGGTCAGATGTTTTCAACTACAAAGTTTAACTAAAAAATTAAACAGGTCGAAAGGTATTTAACGAATACACCCTAAATCACTCTACTAAACAAAGGTTTACAGCCTTTTTTTACTGTGAGTTAATAATTGCTGTCTGCATATCAGAGAGTTGAGGAGGCAATTATTTGGGAGAAGTCGAAGGAGGAGAAGTCGAAGCAGGAGCCATAGTCCTCAGAGGCACCGTGGTTACGACGAGCGTGGCGGTCGTGGTTCAGGAAGAAGAGGTGATTACGATCATCACGACAGTGACAGAGACAGGGGCAGTAGGAGGCCCAGAAGCAGCAGGAGTCCACCTCGAAGAGGGGGACGCAGCAGAAGTCCAGGTGCAAAGAGAAACCGAAGCCCAGTTAGGGAAGGAAGTGCTGAGAGGAGGGCAAAGATCGAGCAATGGAACCGAGAAAGGGAGCAAGCCGACTCCCGCCCGAAAGCCGCCAATGATGAAAATAACGATGGGCCTGCTGCTGCTGCTTCGCCAAATGGAGATCAGTATTATGACCCTCGCCAGCAACGTGATGAAGGAGGCTATGATAACTGATCAAAGCCGCATCTTCCGGTTTGTTTCTTCTCTTCTATTTTTCTGTCGGTTGTAAAATTGGCCAAAATGGATTTGGGTCAAAACCATATCTTTCATGAACGTCTATAAAAGAATGTAGGAAGAACAAGTAAAGAAAGAAGGAATTAAGTAGAGGTTTTTATTTTTGAAACGTTTGTACTTCGAAGAAATGGCTTACTGCCCGCTTTCCGCTGTGCAGGAGTACAGGGTACAGGGGATCACTAGCTGCATACCGTCTGATTGCATAAGCCTTAGGGTTAACTGCTTTAAAAAAGTGACTAACTTTGGTCAAAACTTTAATTTCAAAACCCCGTTCAGTCGCTCTAAATTGCATTTTAGTCCTTGTCATACAGCAAGCAACCCTGCTTGAGGAATAAATTTTATAGAATCCCACAATAAACAAATTCGGCGTTTAAGATGAGAAAAAACTAATCAAATTTGCAATTTTTGtggtatttttaattttttattaggTCGAAGTTTTTGTTTTTGCAAGGATAGGTTGCCCCAGTGTTTTTGCAGGCCTGACTTTTCCagattatatatacataaagttTCATAAATATCAGATGGGAGGAGTTGCAATTCATTGGTACAAAAGTTTAATTAAATGTATATAAAGAAAGAGACGCGATCTTACGTAGTTTACTAGTTTTGCAGGTTCAGGTATCCCTGCATCAAGGATCCGGCCTTATTTATCACAGCTTACAGTTGTTATCTTTGTATACAGGTTGACTTGATACATCTTCAGGGGCAGATAACAAATGTTTGCGTGGGGAAGAAAAAATACAAAGTTTATGTGGCTTTTCTCTTTTCATGTACCTTGAACTGCTGTTAAACTTAAAGATGGTATTCTGTTTTCTTGGAATATTAGTTTCTCTTCTTTGCGTTTTTGTTCACGTTGTATGGCTGTTGAGATATTTACCAACTCTTTTGGCTCTGTTTTTGGTCGGGTTGTATGTGGATGCTGCATCACCTGGTTTGATTGGTTAAAAACTAAAATGCGTGCGATTTTATTATATGTCGGCAGATGACTAGTTTACTTGGTTTGTTTTCTGTAGCTATTGTTAAGTGAGCAGATAACGAAACACAATTCTCAAACACTTGATCTTGAAAAAATTGTTTCTAAAAGCTGGAGCAAGGTACGCTTATGCCAACCCGGATTGTGGGCAAGTGTATGGTTCCACTGcctttttttaaatgttttgacACGGGGGTTTGGTTTATACAACAGTGAACCAGGTTAGTTATGTTGAATGATAAATATCCACTAGGTTTGGGTTGGGAGTTGGGACCCGACATGCCCAAATCCAATCAGTTGGCTAATAATGACTTAGtgtaggggtgagcaagtttacgtccggaccgaaaataaccgagaaccgaactTAAAATAtaccaacccgacccgaaaccaagtacctaggtatttagatcggttctaatttttcatataaaatagggtcgggccggttctcggttcttttcatggtgaaacccgacttggacctatggaccggaaccgaccctatatttagggtagtgaatcggttctgtattttatgtttgatcgattctcgggtcgggtttttccttttgGTCACCCCTAACTTAGTGGGTGGTTTTTAGCGGTTAATTAACTtctttttttatgtttatgttaaaTAGTGCAGAATATGTAGTGTTGGAGATATAGATGTTTACGTTATCAATTTAGGGTTTTTACCTTTGTAATCAGAGACTAGCCCCTTTCAAATCGGGCGGATTATCTTTTGTATTTCCAGTTTCATCTAATTGTTTCAGTTCTTATCATTGAAGTTATGACCAAACAATACTTGATATTTGTTAAAAACCATCATTCCATAAAGGAAAAAATACACATTATGTCCTTTATCTTGACGCCATTTTTTAGACGTTGTTCTTTGGCGCAAAAactgacgagttttgtacttaatgttttaaaatcttgcatgttacgtcctttgaccctaatccaattagtttttttttttttttttttttttttttttaaatctggtCAAACAGGTAGTTTAGTCTTTCCGGATTCATAATTAAAGTTTATAGGCTTAAAGAGAAAATAAGCTAAAACAAGTAAAAATGTTAAAAAGTAAATAAATGATGATAATTTGAATGACTTTCGAAACTTAATTATctaattaagtttttttttttcaaatccaTACCAGTAATGAAAGATTATAAAAGTCAATGGGCTCACACTTGAAATAATTATTGGACTGAACATGGATTTGTCATGGATTTCAAACGTGATTTAAGATAGTATCAATTGAGATTAAATAATTGAAACCTTTTTTCGAGTTGTTAAACTGGATAATGTTAGATGTATTACATGTATAGCTGTTGAAAATGATTAGAAGTTATTTCAGTTAGATGTTGATAATGCTTTTCTTTATGGTCAACTGCATGAGGATGTTTACATGGCATTACCTAATAGTTATTTTTCAAAAGATGAAAAAAGAGTGTGTAAACTTAAAAAATCTTTGTATGGTTTAAAACAAACACCTAGGATGTGGAATGAAAAATTGGTGAATGTGTTCTGGGTAAAGGTGTTGTTTACCTGcttgtatatgttgatgatattgttgTTAGATGCAATTCCATTTAGGAAATAGAATTGGTTAGACAAAGGGTTAAATGCAATTTTTTAATAAAGATTTAGGGGAATTAAAATATTTCCTTGGTATAGTAGTGATTAAATCTAATAAAGGTGTGTGTTTGTCACAAAGAAAATACTGTTTAGAATTATTGGCTGAGTATGACATGAGTGCATGCAAACCAGTGAATAATCATATTGAACAGAATAGTGCTGTTACAACTTTGTGCAAAATGAATACTGATGTTGTTGATAGTATAACTGGTTATCAAAAATTAGTTGGCAAGTTAAT
The Helianthus annuus cultivar XRQ/B chromosome 6, HanXRQr2.0-SUNRISE, whole genome shotgun sequence genome window above contains:
- the LOC110865831 gene encoding splicing factor U2af small subunit B, with translation MAEHLASIFGTEKDRVNCPFYFKIGACRHGDRCSRLHTKPSISPTLLLSNMYQRPDSITPGVDPQGQPLDPRKIQDHFEDFYEDLFEELSKYGEIESLNICDNLADHMVGNVYVQFREEEHAASALQNLTGRFYAGRPIIVDFSPVTDFREATCRQYEENVCNRGGYCNFMHLKKIGRELRRQLFGRSRRRRSRSRSHSPQRHRGYDERGGRGSGRRGDYDHHDSDRDRGSRRPRSSRSPPRRGGRSRSPGAKRNRSPVREGSAERRAKIEQWNREREQADSRPKAANDENNDGPAAAASPNGDQYYDPRQQRDEGGYDN